A window of Caldalkalibacillus uzonensis contains these coding sequences:
- a CDS encoding cobyric acid synthase, producing the protein MASQRQESSRGMALPLMFQGTGSDVGKSVLVTAFCRLFARRGYRTAPFKSQNMALNSYITVDGKEIGRAQGVQAEAAGVTATTDMNPILIKPSREAEAQIVVHGRPLKNMKAGEYRTSFFGQGLAVIREAYTRLAQEYERIVIEGAGSPAEINLNDRELVNMRVARMADAPVILVADIERGGVFANLVGTLELLEPEDRERVIGVIINKFRGDLSLLEPGLDWFEKYTGKPVLGVLPYIHGLWIEAEDSVVLNHVKPDPEQEKDLDIAVVKLPMISNFTDIDPLMAETDCKVRYVTAVHELGQPDLIILPGSKNTIEDLVFVKKTGLANKIRKLVWDKKSIVFGICGGYQMLGRAIADPDHMETPLGEAEGLGLLPLVTRMARTKTTVRSRGRLTFDGQTFPVAGYEIHMGQSQVLAQSHGRASPLIQVEDRSDSMEKDWEGENEASAQDAHHRNEPWTDGLITEDGAVMGTYFHGIFHNDAFRWTLLNHLRVKKGLTPLKERVSFAAIREQAFDYLADEVEKHVQLERVEALMRSYQTRRRRQW; encoded by the coding sequence ATGGCTAGCCAGCGGCAAGAATCTTCCCGCGGCATGGCCCTGCCCTTAATGTTTCAGGGCACGGGTTCTGATGTGGGCAAAAGTGTGCTGGTTACCGCTTTTTGCCGCCTGTTTGCCCGGCGGGGCTACCGGACGGCTCCGTTTAAATCACAGAATATGGCCTTAAATTCTTATATTACCGTTGACGGCAAGGAAATAGGACGGGCCCAGGGAGTGCAAGCGGAAGCCGCGGGGGTGACCGCCACCACCGATATGAATCCGATTTTGATTAAACCCTCCAGGGAAGCGGAAGCTCAGATTGTGGTACACGGCCGTCCGCTTAAAAATATGAAAGCCGGGGAATATCGCACCTCGTTTTTCGGGCAGGGCTTGGCCGTGATAAGGGAAGCGTACACCAGGCTGGCCCAGGAGTATGAACGCATTGTGATTGAAGGGGCCGGCAGCCCGGCGGAAATCAACTTGAATGACCGGGAGCTGGTCAATATGCGTGTGGCCAGGATGGCGGATGCGCCGGTGATCTTGGTGGCCGATATTGAACGCGGCGGCGTGTTTGCCAATCTGGTAGGGACCCTGGAGCTTCTGGAGCCGGAAGACCGGGAGCGGGTGATCGGCGTCATTATCAACAAGTTTCGGGGCGATCTCAGCTTGCTAGAACCGGGTCTGGACTGGTTTGAAAAGTATACGGGAAAGCCTGTACTGGGCGTGCTCCCGTATATTCACGGATTATGGATTGAGGCCGAGGATTCAGTGGTGCTCAATCATGTCAAACCGGACCCAGAGCAGGAGAAGGACTTGGATATTGCGGTGGTCAAGCTGCCCATGATCAGCAATTTTACAGATATTGATCCACTGATGGCGGAAACAGACTGCAAGGTGCGGTATGTGACGGCGGTCCATGAACTGGGGCAGCCTGATCTGATCATTTTGCCGGGCAGCAAAAACACCATTGAAGATTTGGTTTTTGTCAAAAAAACAGGTCTGGCCAACAAGATCAGGAAGCTGGTTTGGGATAAGAAAAGTATCGTGTTTGGCATCTGCGGCGGGTACCAGATGCTGGGCCGGGCCATTGCCGATCCCGACCACATGGAGACGCCTCTGGGAGAAGCAGAAGGTTTGGGGCTGCTCCCCCTTGTCACCCGCATGGCCCGAACCAAAACAACGGTCCGCTCAAGGGGGCGCTTAACCTTTGACGGACAAACGTTTCCTGTTGCCGGTTATGAGATTCATATGGGCCAGTCCCAGGTTCTTGCCCAATCCCATGGGCGTGCTTCCCCCTTGATCCAGGTGGAGGACAGAAGTGACAGCATGGAGAAGGATTGGGAAGGGGAAAATGAGGCCTCGGCACAAGATGCCCACCACAGGAATGAGCCATGGACTGATGGTTTGATCACCGAGGATGGGGCAGTGATGGGCACTTACTTTCATGGCATTTTCCATAATGATGCCTTCCGCTGGACTTTGTTAAACCATTTGCGGGTGAAAAAAGGACTGACACCGCTTAAAGAACGTGTCTCATTTGCCGCCATACGGGAACAAGCCTTTGATTATCTCGCCGATGAAGTGGAGAAACACGTTCAATTAGAACGAGTTGAAGCATTGATGAGAAGCTATCAAACAAGGAGGAGGAGACAATGGTAG